The following coding sequences lie in one Falco naumanni isolate bFalNau1 chromosome 18, bFalNau1.pat, whole genome shotgun sequence genomic window:
- the WNK3 gene encoding serine/threonine-protein kinase WNK3 isoform X3: protein MKNGDHQTIVETPSFGGFSSFGGGGTGGKEEVEEEAEMKAVATSPGGRFLKFDIELGRGAFKTVFKGFDTDTWVEVAWCELQDRKLTKVEQQRFKEEAEMLKGLQHPNIVRFYDSWESTVKGKKCIVLVTELMTSGTLKTYLKRFKVMKPKVLRSWCRQILKGLHFLHTRTPPIIHRDLKCDNIFITGPTGSVKIGDLGLATLMRTSFAKSVIGTPEFMAPEMYEERYDESVDVYAFGMCMLEMGTSEYPYSECQNAAQIYRKVTSGIKPASFDKVTDPEVKEIIEGCIRQNKAERLSIRDLLNHAFFAEDTGLRVELAEDDGGLDSSLALRLWVEDPKKLKGKHKDNEAIEFSFNLEADVPEEVAYEMVKSGFFHESDSKAVAKSIRDRLMLVRKTREKKQAEGRGLPENEDTEVDQHVRQQLLRQQPPTAAADGLLENGPISDATSTRGLTGAPEPAPQLLGCYQQGPPGPPQDGASPSCGHPNPLQVPVTYGVEGTSTDVTGGATTAVLEPSGVDGEPGVGAMQMSSGVSSVVVARLQPAPGAPGPGMAPAVPSVQPAPGMPPAPAMPPPTGMPPAPGMPPPAGMPPPTGMPPAPGMPPPTGMPPAPGMPPPAGMPPPTGMPPAPGMPPPAGMPPPTGMPPAPGMPPPAGMLPGPGMPPPPGMPAALAMPPPTGMPPPTGMPPPTGMAPQSVPIVQLQPAPGMPPAQGMPPLPVPTMQPQLVPGMPPAPGMPPQQVPTIQSQLAPGMPPPAGMPPQPIPTMQPQPAPGMPPAVGIPSAPEMPPTVGMPPLSGLPPAPGVPPPSGMPPALGMPPTMGTPQAPGMPPTMGTLPAPGMPPTMGTSPAPGMPPPSGMPPALGIPPTMGTPQAPGMPPPSGMPPTMGTPSAQGMPPTMGTSPAPGMPPPSGMPPTMGTPSAQGMPPTMGTSPAPGMPPPSGMPPTMGTPSAQGMPPTMGTSPAPGMPPPSGMPPTMGTPSAQGMPPTMGTSPAPGMPPLSGMPPAPGMPLLPTLPAGPPLEDASLHPDPPTSATNPPDAVPFLRVPEATTVPEPPGAKPDRIRQRRASCPRPERIPRFQLTVLQVSSPGDNTVECQLETHDSKMVTFKFDADGDAPEDIACYMVEDNFVLEGEREKFVEELKAIVAQARGLLGAPPMDPQAGPPEQAGGGEGAPQSSPVGRWRFCINQTIRNREATGPGGPPPNRRALGTSSGGEVDVIPDVGDPQEPGIVVTRPQEPGGPQGPGVVITGALEQDEPGGPEMIVPKPCELDTPNGQETTVPNPPELGVSQGQEKTIPKPCDLGVPQGLEMIVTRPQELDEPMGPEMVVPKSQDPDVSQGPGTTVTSTWKQDGPGQPDTTVPKPEEPEDYQGPDTVIPGHQDLGLPEGEGMTVTRAWEKDGPGELETIVPKPQELDVPQGPEMAIAGAWEQDALTGPEVIVPKPQDSGVPQGLETIVPKPQDLDILQGLKTIVPQTPRLWCPQRPENPKTLMSLKPQDFGAPKDQRTPRKTLMSLKPQDFGTPKDQRTPRLWCPSNPKTSVPPKTRGPQDVDVPQTPRLWCPQRPEDPKTLVSPMTLASLKHQR, encoded by the exons ATGAAGAACGGGGACCACCAAACGATCGTGGAGACCCCGAGTTTCGGGGGGTTCTCGAgtttcgggggggggggcacgggagggaaggaggaggtggaggaagaaGCCGAGATGAAGGCGGTGGCCACCTCGCCGGGTGGAAGATTCCTTAAATTCGACATCGAGCTGGGACGCGGAGCCTTCAAGACAGTCTTCAAGGGCTTCGACACGGACACCTGGGTGGAGGTGGCTTGGTGTGAGCTGCAG GACCGCAAGTTGACCAAGGTGGAGCAGCAACGGTTTAAGGAAGAAGCGGAGATGTTGAAGGGGTTGCAGCACCCCAACATCGTCCGCTTCTATGACTCTTGGGAGTCCACAGTCAAGGGCAAGAAGTGCATCGTCCTCGTCACTGAACTGATGACCTCCGGCACCCTCAAGAC GTATCTCAAGAGGTTCAAGGTGATGAAGCCCAAGGTGTTACGGAGCTGGTGCCGGCAGATCTTGAAGGGTCTCCACTTTCTCCACACCCGTACACCACCCATCATCCACCGGGACCTCAAGTGCGACAACATCTTCATCACCGGCCCCACGGGTTCCGTCAAAATCGGCGATTTGGGTCTGGCCACCCTCATGAGGACCTCTTTCGCCAAAAGTGTCATTG GTACGCCTGAATTCATGGCCCCAGAGATGTACGAGGAACGCTACGATGAGTCGGTGGATGTCTACGCCTTCGGGATGTGCATGTTGGAGATGGGCACCTCTGAGTATCCCTACTCCGAGTGCCAAAACGCTGCCCAGATCTACCGCAAAGTCACCAGC GGCATCAAGCCGGCCAGCTTTGACAAGGTGACGGACCCAGAGGTGAAGGAGATCATCGAAGGTTGCATCCGGCAGAACAAGGCGGAGAG GCTTTCCATCCGGGACCTACTGAACCATGCTTTCTTCGCGGAGGACACGGGGTTACGCgtggagctggcagaggacgACGGGGGTCTCGACTCCTCCTTGGCACTCCGACTTTGGGTGGAGGACCCCAAGAAGTTGAAGGGGAAGCACAAGGACAACGAGGCCATCGAGTTCAGCTTCAACTTGGAGGCCGATGTCCCCGAAGAGGTGGCCTACGAGATG GTGAAATCCGGCTTCTTCCATGAAAGTGACTCCAAAGCCGTTGCCAAGTCCATCCGGGACCGGTTGATGTTGGTGAGGAAGACGCGGGAGAAGAAGCAAGCAGAAGGTCGGGGACTCCCTGAAAATGAGGACACTGAGGTGGATCAACACGTCCGGCAGCAGCTGCTCCGGCAACAGCCCCCCACTGCTG CAGCCGATGGGCTCTTGGAGAACGGTCCCATCTCAGATGCCACCAGCACCCGTGGTCTCACCGGGGCACCTGAGCCTGCACCACAGCTCCTTGGGTGCTACCAACAAGGGCCACCAGGACCCCCTCAAGATGGGGCATCCCCCTCTTGTGGCCATCCCAACCCCTTGCAGGTGCCA GTCACCTACGGGGTGGAGGGGACATCAACAGATGTCACCGGAGGTGccaccacagcagtgctggagccATCTGGTGTTGATGGGGAGCCAGGGGTCGGTGCAATGCAGATGTCATCAGGGGTGTCATCGGTGGTGGTGGCACGGCTGCAGCCGGCTCCTGGGGCACCGGGTCCGGGGATGGCACCGGCGGTGCCCAGtgtgcagccagctccagggaTGCCACCGGCTCCAGCGATGCCACCGCCAACTGGAATGCCACCAGCTCCAGGGATGCCACCACCAGCTGGCATGCCACCGCCAACTGGAATGCCACCAGCTCCAGGGATGCCACCGCCAACTGGAATGCCACCAGCTCCAGGGATGCCACCACCAGCTGGCATGCCACCGCCAACTGGAATGCCACCAGCTCCAGGGATGCCACCACCAGCTGGCATGCCACCGCCAACCGGAATGCCACCAGCTCCAGGGATGCCACCACCAGCTGGCATGCTACCAGGTCCAGGGATGCCACCACCACCCGGAATGCCAGCCGCTCTGGCAATGCCACCACCAACCGGGATGCCACCACCAACCGGGATGCCACCACCAACTGGGATGGCACCACAGTCGGTCCCCattgtgcagctgcagccagctccgGGGATGCCACCAGCCCAAGGGATGCCACCACTTCCAGTCCCCACCatgcagccacagctggtgCCAGGGATGCCACCAGCTCCAGGGATGCCACCACAGCAGGTGCCCACCATCCAGTCGCAGCTGGCTCCAGGGATGCCACCACCAGCTGGGATGCCACCACAGCCGATCCCCACCATGCAGCCACAGCCGGCCCCAGGGATGCCACCAGCTGTGGGGATACCATCAGCTCCAGAGATGCCACCAACCGTGGGGATGCCACCCCTATCTGGGttgccaccagccccaggggtGCCACCTCCATCTGGGATGCCACCAGCCCTAGGGATGCCACCAACCATGGGGACACCACAAGCCCCAGGGATGCCACCAACCATGGGGACGTTGCCAGCCCCAGGGATGCCACCAACCATGGGGACATCGCCAGCCCCAGGGATGCCACCTCCATCTGGGATGCCACCAGCCCTAGGGATACCACCAACCATGGGGACACCACAAGCCCCAGGGATGCCACCTCCATCTGGGATGCCACCAACCATGGGGACACCATCAGCCCAAGGGATGCCACCAACCATGGGGACATCGCCAGCCCCAGGGATGCCACCTCCATCTGGGATGCCACCAACCATGGGGACACCATCAGCCCAAGGGATGCCACCAACCATGGGGACATCGCCAGCCCCAGGGATGCCACCTCCATCTGGGATGCCACCAACCATGGGGACACCATCAGCCCAAGGGATGCCACCAACCATGGGGACATCGCCAGCCCCAGGGATGCCACCTCCATCTGGGATGCCACCAACCATGGGGACACCATCAGCCCAAGGGATGCCACCAACCATGGGGACATCGCCAGCCCCAGGGATGCCACCTCTGTCTGGGatgccaccagccccagggatgCCACTGCTTCCCACCCTGCCAGCAGGTCCCCCACTGGAAGACGCATCCCTGCACCCCGATCCCCCAACATCTGCCACCAACCCTCCAGATGCGGTGCCCTTCCTCCGTGTCCCCGAGGCCACCACTGTCCCCGAGCCCCCTGGTGCCAAACCTGACCGCATCCGGCAACGCCGAGCCTCCTGCCCACGTCCGGAGAGGATTCCTCGCTTCCAGCTCACCGTCCTCCAG GTCTCCTCCCCTGGGGACAACACGGTGGAGTGTCAGCTGGAGACCCACGACAGCAAGATGGTGACCTTCAAGTTCGATGCCGATGGAGACGCCCCGGAGGACATCGCTTGCTACATG GTTGAGGACAACTTCGTGCTGGAGGGTGAGCGGGAGAAGTTCGTGGAGGAGCTGAAGGCCATCGTGGCACAGGCGCGAGGGCTCCTCGGTGCCCCCCCCATGGACCCCCAG GCGGGACCTCCTGAGCAGGCGGGTGGTG GAGAAGGTGCCCCCCAATCGTCCCCCGTCGGTCGTTGGAGGTTTTGCATCAACCAGACCATCAGGAACCGGGAAGCCACTG GCCCTGGAGGACCTCCACCCAACCGACGAGCCTTGGGGACATCCAGTGGCGGCGAGGTGGATGTGATCCCAGATGTTGGTGACCCTCAAGAACCAGGGATTGTTGTCACCAGGCCCCAGGAGCCAGGTGGCCCTCAAGGACCAGGGGTGGTCATCACTGGAGCATTGGAGCAGGATGAACCTGGGGGACCAGAGATGATTGTCCCCAAACCCTGTGAGCTGGACACACCCAATGGACAAGAGACAACCGTCCCAAACCCCCCTGAGCTTGGTGTCTCTCAAGGACAGGAGAAGACCATCCCCAAGCCCTGTGACCTAGGTGTCCCTCAAGGACTGGAGATGATCGTCACCAGACCCCAAGAGCTGGATGAACCCATGGGACCAGAGATGGTTGTCCCCAAATCCCAAGACCCTGATGTCTCCCAAGGACCAGGGACAACTGTCACCAGCACTTGGAAACAGGATGGACCTGGGCAACCAGACACAACTGTCCCCAAACCTGAAGAGCCTGAGGACTACCAAGGACCAGACACCGTCATCCCTGGACACCAAGACCTGGGTCTCCCTGAAGGAGAGGGGATGACTGTCACCAGAGCTTGGGAGAAGGATGGACCTGGGGAACTGGAGACAATTGTCCCCAAACCCCAAGAGCTCGATGTCCCTCAAGGACCAGAGATGGCCATTGCCGGAGCCTGGGAGCAGGATGCACTCACAGGACCAGAGGTGATTGTCCCCAAACCCCAGGACAGCGGTGTCCCCCAAGGATTGGAGACCATTGTCCCCAAACCCCAAGACCTGGACATTCTCCAAGGACTAAAGACCATTGTCCCCCAAACCCCAAGACTTTGGTGCCCCCAAAGACCAGAAAACCCCAAGACCTTGATGTCCCTCAAACCCCAAGACTTCGGTGCCCCCAAAGACCAGAGGACCCCAAGAAAGACCTTGATGTCCCTCAAACCCCAAGACTTTGGTACCCCCAAAGACCAGAGGACCCCAAGACTTTGGTGTCCCTCAAACCCCAAGACTTCGGTGCCCCCAAAGACCAGAGGACCCCAAGACGTTGATGTCCCTCAAACCCCAAGACTCTGGTGCCCCCAAAGACCAGAGGACCCCAAGACCTTGGTGTCCCCCATGACCTTGGCATCCCTCAAACACCAACGATga
- the WNK3 gene encoding serine/threonine-protein kinase WNK3 isoform X5, with protein MKNGDHQTIVETPSFGGFSSFGGGGTGGKEEVEEEAEMKAVATSPGGRFLKFDIELGRGAFKTVFKGFDTDTWVEVAWCELQDRKLTKVEQQRFKEEAEMLKGLQHPNIVRFYDSWESTVKGKKCIVLVTELMTSGTLKTYLKRFKVMKPKVLRSWCRQILKGLHFLHTRTPPIIHRDLKCDNIFITGPTGSVKIGDLGLATLMRTSFAKSVIGTPEFMAPEMYEERYDESVDVYAFGMCMLEMGTSEYPYSECQNAAQIYRKVTSGIKPASFDKVTDPEVKEIIEGCIRQNKAERLSIRDLLNHAFFAEDTGLRVELAEDDGGLDSSLALRLWVEDPKKLKGKHKDNEAIEFSFNLEADVPEEVAYEMVKSGFFHESDSKAVAKSIRDRLMLVRKTREKKQAEGRGLPENEDTEVDQHVRQQLLRQQPPTAAADGLLENGPISDATSTRGLTGAPEPAPQLLGCYQQGPPGPPQDGASPSCGHPNPLQVPGTSTDVTGGATTAVLEPSGVDGEPGVGAMQMSSGVSSVVVARLQPAPGAPGPGMAPAVPSVQPAPGMPPAPAMPPPTGMPPAPGMPPPAGMPPPTGMPPAPGMPPPTGMPPAPGMPPPAGMPPPTGMPPAPGMPPPAGMPPPTGMPPAPGMPPPAGMLPGPGMPPPPGMPAALAMPPPTGMPPPTGMPPPTGMAPQSVPIVQLQPAPGMPPAQGMPPLPVPTMQPQLVPGMPPAPGMPPQQVPTIQSQLAPGMPPPAGMPPQPIPTMQPQPAPGMPPAVGIPSAPEMPPTVGMPPLSGLPPAPGVPPPSGMPPALGMPPTMGTPQAPGMPPTMGTLPAPGMPPTMGTSPAPGMPPPSGMPPALGIPPTMGTPQAPGMPPPSGMPPTMGTPSAQGMPPTMGTSPAPGMPPPSGMPPTMGTPSAQGMPPTMGTSPAPGMPPPSGMPPTMGTPSAQGMPPTMGTSPAPGMPPPSGMPPTMGTPSAQGMPPTMGTSPAPGMPPLSGMPPAPGMPLLPTLPAGPPLEDASLHPDPPTSATNPPDAVPFLRVPEATTVPEPPGAKPDRIRQRRASCPRPERIPRFQLTVLQVSSPGDNTVECQLETHDSKMVTFKFDADGDAPEDIACYMVEDNFVLEGEREKFVEELKAIVAQARGLLGAPPMDPQAGPPEQAGGGEGAPQSSPVGRWRFCINQTIRNREATGPGGPPPNRRALGTSSGGEVDVIPDVGDPQEPGIVVTRPQEPGGPQGPGVVITGALEQDEPGGPEMIVPKPCELDTPNGQETTVPNPPELGVSQGQEKTIPKPCDLGVPQGLEMIVTRPQELDEPMGPEMVVPKSQDPDVSQGPGTTVTSTWKQDGPGQPDTTVPKPEEPEDYQGPDTVIPGHQDLGLPEGEGMTVTRAWEKDGPGELETIVPKPQELDVPQGPEMAIAGAWEQDALTGPEVIVPKPQDSGVPQGLETIVPKPQDLDILQGLKTIVPQTPRLWCPQRPENPKTLMSLKPQDFGAPKDQRTPRKTLMSLKPQDFGTPKDQRTPRLWCPSNPKTSVPPKTRGPQDVDVPQTPRLWCPQRPEDPKTLVSPMTLASLKHQR; from the exons ATGAAGAACGGGGACCACCAAACGATCGTGGAGACCCCGAGTTTCGGGGGGTTCTCGAgtttcgggggggggggcacgggagggaaggaggaggtggaggaagaaGCCGAGATGAAGGCGGTGGCCACCTCGCCGGGTGGAAGATTCCTTAAATTCGACATCGAGCTGGGACGCGGAGCCTTCAAGACAGTCTTCAAGGGCTTCGACACGGACACCTGGGTGGAGGTGGCTTGGTGTGAGCTGCAG GACCGCAAGTTGACCAAGGTGGAGCAGCAACGGTTTAAGGAAGAAGCGGAGATGTTGAAGGGGTTGCAGCACCCCAACATCGTCCGCTTCTATGACTCTTGGGAGTCCACAGTCAAGGGCAAGAAGTGCATCGTCCTCGTCACTGAACTGATGACCTCCGGCACCCTCAAGAC GTATCTCAAGAGGTTCAAGGTGATGAAGCCCAAGGTGTTACGGAGCTGGTGCCGGCAGATCTTGAAGGGTCTCCACTTTCTCCACACCCGTACACCACCCATCATCCACCGGGACCTCAAGTGCGACAACATCTTCATCACCGGCCCCACGGGTTCCGTCAAAATCGGCGATTTGGGTCTGGCCACCCTCATGAGGACCTCTTTCGCCAAAAGTGTCATTG GTACGCCTGAATTCATGGCCCCAGAGATGTACGAGGAACGCTACGATGAGTCGGTGGATGTCTACGCCTTCGGGATGTGCATGTTGGAGATGGGCACCTCTGAGTATCCCTACTCCGAGTGCCAAAACGCTGCCCAGATCTACCGCAAAGTCACCAGC GGCATCAAGCCGGCCAGCTTTGACAAGGTGACGGACCCAGAGGTGAAGGAGATCATCGAAGGTTGCATCCGGCAGAACAAGGCGGAGAG GCTTTCCATCCGGGACCTACTGAACCATGCTTTCTTCGCGGAGGACACGGGGTTACGCgtggagctggcagaggacgACGGGGGTCTCGACTCCTCCTTGGCACTCCGACTTTGGGTGGAGGACCCCAAGAAGTTGAAGGGGAAGCACAAGGACAACGAGGCCATCGAGTTCAGCTTCAACTTGGAGGCCGATGTCCCCGAAGAGGTGGCCTACGAGATG GTGAAATCCGGCTTCTTCCATGAAAGTGACTCCAAAGCCGTTGCCAAGTCCATCCGGGACCGGTTGATGTTGGTGAGGAAGACGCGGGAGAAGAAGCAAGCAGAAGGTCGGGGACTCCCTGAAAATGAGGACACTGAGGTGGATCAACACGTCCGGCAGCAGCTGCTCCGGCAACAGCCCCCCACTGCTG CAGCCGATGGGCTCTTGGAGAACGGTCCCATCTCAGATGCCACCAGCACCCGTGGTCTCACCGGGGCACCTGAGCCTGCACCACAGCTCCTTGGGTGCTACCAACAAGGGCCACCAGGACCCCCTCAAGATGGGGCATCCCCCTCTTGTGGCCATCCCAACCCCTTGCAGGTGCCA GGGACATCAACAGATGTCACCGGAGGTGccaccacagcagtgctggagccATCTGGTGTTGATGGGGAGCCAGGGGTCGGTGCAATGCAGATGTCATCAGGGGTGTCATCGGTGGTGGTGGCACGGCTGCAGCCGGCTCCTGGGGCACCGGGTCCGGGGATGGCACCGGCGGTGCCCAGtgtgcagccagctccagggaTGCCACCGGCTCCAGCGATGCCACCGCCAACTGGAATGCCACCAGCTCCAGGGATGCCACCACCAGCTGGCATGCCACCGCCAACTGGAATGCCACCAGCTCCAGGGATGCCACCGCCAACTGGAATGCCACCAGCTCCAGGGATGCCACCACCAGCTGGCATGCCACCGCCAACTGGAATGCCACCAGCTCCAGGGATGCCACCACCAGCTGGCATGCCACCGCCAACCGGAATGCCACCAGCTCCAGGGATGCCACCACCAGCTGGCATGCTACCAGGTCCAGGGATGCCACCACCACCCGGAATGCCAGCCGCTCTGGCAATGCCACCACCAACCGGGATGCCACCACCAACCGGGATGCCACCACCAACTGGGATGGCACCACAGTCGGTCCCCattgtgcagctgcagccagctccgGGGATGCCACCAGCCCAAGGGATGCCACCACTTCCAGTCCCCACCatgcagccacagctggtgCCAGGGATGCCACCAGCTCCAGGGATGCCACCACAGCAGGTGCCCACCATCCAGTCGCAGCTGGCTCCAGGGATGCCACCACCAGCTGGGATGCCACCACAGCCGATCCCCACCATGCAGCCACAGCCGGCCCCAGGGATGCCACCAGCTGTGGGGATACCATCAGCTCCAGAGATGCCACCAACCGTGGGGATGCCACCCCTATCTGGGttgccaccagccccaggggtGCCACCTCCATCTGGGATGCCACCAGCCCTAGGGATGCCACCAACCATGGGGACACCACAAGCCCCAGGGATGCCACCAACCATGGGGACGTTGCCAGCCCCAGGGATGCCACCAACCATGGGGACATCGCCAGCCCCAGGGATGCCACCTCCATCTGGGATGCCACCAGCCCTAGGGATACCACCAACCATGGGGACACCACAAGCCCCAGGGATGCCACCTCCATCTGGGATGCCACCAACCATGGGGACACCATCAGCCCAAGGGATGCCACCAACCATGGGGACATCGCCAGCCCCAGGGATGCCACCTCCATCTGGGATGCCACCAACCATGGGGACACCATCAGCCCAAGGGATGCCACCAACCATGGGGACATCGCCAGCCCCAGGGATGCCACCTCCATCTGGGATGCCACCAACCATGGGGACACCATCAGCCCAAGGGATGCCACCAACCATGGGGACATCGCCAGCCCCAGGGATGCCACCTCCATCTGGGATGCCACCAACCATGGGGACACCATCAGCCCAAGGGATGCCACCAACCATGGGGACATCGCCAGCCCCAGGGATGCCACCTCTGTCTGGGatgccaccagccccagggatgCCACTGCTTCCCACCCTGCCAGCAGGTCCCCCACTGGAAGACGCATCCCTGCACCCCGATCCCCCAACATCTGCCACCAACCCTCCAGATGCGGTGCCCTTCCTCCGTGTCCCCGAGGCCACCACTGTCCCCGAGCCCCCTGGTGCCAAACCTGACCGCATCCGGCAACGCCGAGCCTCCTGCCCACGTCCGGAGAGGATTCCTCGCTTCCAGCTCACCGTCCTCCAG GTCTCCTCCCCTGGGGACAACACGGTGGAGTGTCAGCTGGAGACCCACGACAGCAAGATGGTGACCTTCAAGTTCGATGCCGATGGAGACGCCCCGGAGGACATCGCTTGCTACATG GTTGAGGACAACTTCGTGCTGGAGGGTGAGCGGGAGAAGTTCGTGGAGGAGCTGAAGGCCATCGTGGCACAGGCGCGAGGGCTCCTCGGTGCCCCCCCCATGGACCCCCAG GCGGGACCTCCTGAGCAGGCGGGTGGTG GAGAAGGTGCCCCCCAATCGTCCCCCGTCGGTCGTTGGAGGTTTTGCATCAACCAGACCATCAGGAACCGGGAAGCCACTG GCCCTGGAGGACCTCCACCCAACCGACGAGCCTTGGGGACATCCAGTGGCGGCGAGGTGGATGTGATCCCAGATGTTGGTGACCCTCAAGAACCAGGGATTGTTGTCACCAGGCCCCAGGAGCCAGGTGGCCCTCAAGGACCAGGGGTGGTCATCACTGGAGCATTGGAGCAGGATGAACCTGGGGGACCAGAGATGATTGTCCCCAAACCCTGTGAGCTGGACACACCCAATGGACAAGAGACAACCGTCCCAAACCCCCCTGAGCTTGGTGTCTCTCAAGGACAGGAGAAGACCATCCCCAAGCCCTGTGACCTAGGTGTCCCTCAAGGACTGGAGATGATCGTCACCAGACCCCAAGAGCTGGATGAACCCATGGGACCAGAGATGGTTGTCCCCAAATCCCAAGACCCTGATGTCTCCCAAGGACCAGGGACAACTGTCACCAGCACTTGGAAACAGGATGGACCTGGGCAACCAGACACAACTGTCCCCAAACCTGAAGAGCCTGAGGACTACCAAGGACCAGACACCGTCATCCCTGGACACCAAGACCTGGGTCTCCCTGAAGGAGAGGGGATGACTGTCACCAGAGCTTGGGAGAAGGATGGACCTGGGGAACTGGAGACAATTGTCCCCAAACCCCAAGAGCTCGATGTCCCTCAAGGACCAGAGATGGCCATTGCCGGAGCCTGGGAGCAGGATGCACTCACAGGACCAGAGGTGATTGTCCCCAAACCCCAGGACAGCGGTGTCCCCCAAGGATTGGAGACCATTGTCCCCAAACCCCAAGACCTGGACATTCTCCAAGGACTAAAGACCATTGTCCCCCAAACCCCAAGACTTTGGTGCCCCCAAAGACCAGAAAACCCCAAGACCTTGATGTCCCTCAAACCCCAAGACTTCGGTGCCCCCAAAGACCAGAGGACCCCAAGAAAGACCTTGATGTCCCTCAAACCCCAAGACTTTGGTACCCCCAAAGACCAGAGGACCCCAAGACTTTGGTGTCCCTCAAACCCCAAGACTTCGGTGCCCCCAAAGACCAGAGGACCCCAAGACGTTGATGTCCCTCAAACCCCAAGACTCTGGTGCCCCCAAAGACCAGAGGACCCCAAGACCTTGGTGTCCCCCATGACCTTGGCATCCCTCAAACACCAACGATga